One window from the genome of Gambusia affinis linkage group LG14, SWU_Gaff_1.0, whole genome shotgun sequence encodes:
- the LOC122843706 gene encoding coagulation factor XI-like isoform X2: MSCHPVQLNKKKMESCFLRVFLLLLVCLSSSQGCIQGFLQNVDFLGSDVVDTYSPSMEHCQELCTQHPSCLFFTFNRPDKSSGRFRCYLKSSSSGHPQAQILLMGVNSGYSLKPCNLEPRTCFPQVFEDADFHGGDYKTFFTVNFEECQRVCTLDPVCQFFTFITGNFSSPEVRYKCHLKFSWYVPRPTAVVLKTGVVSGFSQKPQLTQYFATVCRSHLFSNTDFRGNDFLESEAVSPEHCQFLCSVHPQCTYFSFSSNDFRCLLKNNPNSMVAKTKSNFTSGISSHLCQIDESWAKLTYEDIEFHGSDFRSEVVTSVDICQEKCTEDPNCQFYTYHNGSFIHPDQQHRCFMKRVITMPMPSQVKKVDNVMSGFTLRNCRSV, from the exons ATGTCATGCCATCCTGTTCAATTAAACAAG aagaagatggagtCCTGTTTTCTGAGAGTTTTCCTGCTGTTGTTAGTCTGCCTTTCTTCAAGTCAAG GTTGTATTCAAGGTTTTCTGCAGAATGTGGATTTTCTAGGGTCAGACGTAGTGGATACGTACTCTCCATCTATGGAGCATTGTCAAGAGCTTTGCACCCAGCACCCATCGTGCCTCTTCTTCACCTTCAATCGGCCTGACAAGTCTTCAGG aCGTTTTCGATGCTACCTGAAATCAAGTTCTTCCGGACACCCACAGGCTCAGATTTTACTGATGGGTGTCAATTCTGGCTATTCTCTCAAACCCTGCAATCTGGAGCCAA GGACTTGTTTTCCTCAGGTTTTTGAGGATGCGGACTTCCACGGTGGGGATTACAAAACCTTTTTCACTGTTAACTTTGAGGAATGTCAGAGGGTTTGCACGCTTGATCCGGTGTGTCAGTTTTTTACGTTTATAACGGGAAACTTCTCATCTCCAGAGGTCAG GTACAAGTGCCACCTTAAATTCAGCTGGTACGTGCCCAGACCTACTGCTGTAGTGCTAAAGACTGGAGTCGTTTCTGGATTCTCCCAGAAACCACAACTCACTCAATACTTTGCCACAG TTTGTCGGAGCCATCTTTTTTCAAACACCGACTTCAGAGGAAATGACTTCCTGGAGTCAGAAGCCGTCTCTCCCGAACATTGTCAGTTCCTATGCTCCGTCCATCCACAATGTACCTACTTCTCTTTCAGCAG TAACGACTTCAGGTGTCTTCTGAAGAACAATCCAAACAGCATGGTGGCCAAAACGAAAAGCAACTTCACGTCAGGAATATCGTCTCACCTCTGTCAGATTGACGAGA GCTGGGCTAAGCTGACCTACGAAGACATCGAGTTTCATGGCTCTGACTTTAGGTCTGAGGTGGTGACCTCTGTGGACATCTGCCAGGAGAAGTGCACAGAGGACCCCAACTGTCAGTTCTACACCTACCACAACGGGAGCTTCATCCACCCCGACCAGCA gCACCGCTGCTTTATGAAGCGAGTCATCACCATGCCTATGCCTTCCCAAGTTAAGAAAGTGGACAATGTCATGTCTGGCTTCACCTTGAGGAACTGCAGAAGTGTATAA
- the LOC122843703 gene encoding coagulation factor XI-like — protein sequence MGSCSILVGLLVASSFSFSKACPNGLQENVDFSGSDITSLFSPTVEHCQQLCTQHPACLFFTFSRPDRDNSPFHCNLKSSSSGQPSSQISLLGVTSGFSLKSCNPDPRPCFSQVFQNVDFLGADYRALFTPDYQECQRVCTQDPGCQFFTFIKREFTDQNFRFKCHLKFSWSVPRTPIVEKKAGVTSGFAQKTQQTQELGTPCENQFFANTDIPGSDLEQENSVSVEHCQVLCSAHPKCTYFSYSSNDFKCYLKNNLNNLTATPKDGITSGIPAHFCQLDDTWVKQSYEGVDFRGSDIRFEEMDTAEQCQSKCDEDPNCLFYTYIDENFSDRAFWRRCYLKRVITMPAPPKVSKLANVVSGFSLRNCEKSLV from the exons ATGGGAAGCTGTTCGATTCTGGTGGGCCTTCTGGTGGCTAGCAGCTTTTCCTTCAGTAAAG CGTGCCCTAATGGACTTCAGGAGAACGTGGATTTTTCCGGATCAGACATAACGTCTCTCTTTTCTCCTACCGTGGAGCACTGTCAGCAGCTGTGCACTCAGCACCCCGCCTGCCTCTTCTTCACCTTCAGCAGGCCCGACCGTGACAACAG TCCCTTTCACTGCAACCTCaaatccagctcctctgggCAGCCATCTTCCCAAATTTCCCTTTTGGGCGTCACCTCTGGCTTTTCTCTCAAGTCCTGCAATCCAGATCCAA GGCCTTGTTTTTCGCAGGTCTTCCAGAACGTGGACTTTCTTGGAGCAGACTACAGAGCCTTGTTCACGCCTGACTACCAGGAGTGCCAGAGAGTCTGCACACAGGATCCTGGGTGTCAGTTctttacttttataaaaagGGAATTCACAGACCAAAACTTCAG ATTCAAGTGCCACCTTAAGTTTAGCTGGAGTGTCCCAAGGACTCCTATTGTGGAGAAAAAGGCTGGAGTCACATCTGGATTTGcccaaaaaacccaacagacTCAAGAACTTGGCACAC CATGTGAGAACCAGTTTTTTGCAAACACCGACATCCCGGGAAGCGACCTTGAGCAGGAGAATTCTGTTTCCGTTGAACACTGTCAAGTCCTGTGTTCGGCTCATCCAAAGTGCACCTACTTCTCCTACAGCAG CAATGACTTCAAATGCTATTTGAAGAACAACCTCAACAACTTGACAGCTACACCAAAAGACGGAATCACATCAGGCATACCGGCACACTTCTGTCAGCTTGATGACA CGTGGGTCAAGCAGAGCTATGAAGGTGTGGATTTCCGTGGCTCCGACATTCGATTCGAGGAGATGGATACGGCAGAGCAGTGTCAGTCGAAATGTGATGAGGACCCCAACTGCCTGTTCTACAcctacattgatgaaaacttcTCTGACCGTGCATTCTG GCGTCGCTGCTATCTGAAGAGGGTCATCACCATGCCAGCTCCTCCCAAAGTTTCCAAACTAGCCAATGTTGTGTCTGGCTTCAGCCTGAGAAACTGCGAAAAATCACttgtttaa
- the LOC122843706 gene encoding coagulation factor XI-like isoform X1: MDDDWLKRCGPPVLIGCGGGVKKMESCFLRVFLLLLVCLSSSQGCIQGFLQNVDFLGSDVVDTYSPSMEHCQELCTQHPSCLFFTFNRPDKSSGRFRCYLKSSSSGHPQAQILLMGVNSGYSLKPCNLEPRTCFPQVFEDADFHGGDYKTFFTVNFEECQRVCTLDPVCQFFTFITGNFSSPEVRYKCHLKFSWYVPRPTAVVLKTGVVSGFSQKPQLTQYFATVCRSHLFSNTDFRGNDFLESEAVSPEHCQFLCSVHPQCTYFSFSSNDFRCLLKNNPNSMVAKTKSNFTSGISSHLCQIDESWAKLTYEDIEFHGSDFRSEVVTSVDICQEKCTEDPNCQFYTYHNGSFIHPDQQHRCFMKRVITMPMPSQVKKVDNVMSGFTLRNCRSV; encoded by the exons aagaagatggagtCCTGTTTTCTGAGAGTTTTCCTGCTGTTGTTAGTCTGCCTTTCTTCAAGTCAAG GTTGTATTCAAGGTTTTCTGCAGAATGTGGATTTTCTAGGGTCAGACGTAGTGGATACGTACTCTCCATCTATGGAGCATTGTCAAGAGCTTTGCACCCAGCACCCATCGTGCCTCTTCTTCACCTTCAATCGGCCTGACAAGTCTTCAGG aCGTTTTCGATGCTACCTGAAATCAAGTTCTTCCGGACACCCACAGGCTCAGATTTTACTGATGGGTGTCAATTCTGGCTATTCTCTCAAACCCTGCAATCTGGAGCCAA GGACTTGTTTTCCTCAGGTTTTTGAGGATGCGGACTTCCACGGTGGGGATTACAAAACCTTTTTCACTGTTAACTTTGAGGAATGTCAGAGGGTTTGCACGCTTGATCCGGTGTGTCAGTTTTTTACGTTTATAACGGGAAACTTCTCATCTCCAGAGGTCAG GTACAAGTGCCACCTTAAATTCAGCTGGTACGTGCCCAGACCTACTGCTGTAGTGCTAAAGACTGGAGTCGTTTCTGGATTCTCCCAGAAACCACAACTCACTCAATACTTTGCCACAG TTTGTCGGAGCCATCTTTTTTCAAACACCGACTTCAGAGGAAATGACTTCCTGGAGTCAGAAGCCGTCTCTCCCGAACATTGTCAGTTCCTATGCTCCGTCCATCCACAATGTACCTACTTCTCTTTCAGCAG TAACGACTTCAGGTGTCTTCTGAAGAACAATCCAAACAGCATGGTGGCCAAAACGAAAAGCAACTTCACGTCAGGAATATCGTCTCACCTCTGTCAGATTGACGAGA GCTGGGCTAAGCTGACCTACGAAGACATCGAGTTTCATGGCTCTGACTTTAGGTCTGAGGTGGTGACCTCTGTGGACATCTGCCAGGAGAAGTGCACAGAGGACCCCAACTGTCAGTTCTACACCTACCACAACGGGAGCTTCATCCACCCCGACCAGCA gCACCGCTGCTTTATGAAGCGAGTCATCACCATGCCTATGCCTTCCCAAGTTAAGAAAGTGGACAATGTCATGTCTGGCTTCACCTTGAGGAACTGCAGAAGTGTATAA
- the LOC122843702 gene encoding glutathione S-transferase A-like, with product MAKDMTLMWGSGSPPCWRVMIALEEKGLQGYNSKQLSFEKGEHKGKEVLAINPRGQLPAFKHGNIVLNESYGACLYLEEQFKNQGNKLTPENKAEVALMYQRMFEGLTLFDKIKQSLFYDRFVPENERHDSAKKRNAEGLKEEIKIWEGYLQATGPYLAGKSFSLADVIIFPVIAFLFRFGLNEEHFPKLAAYQNTVKDRPSVKNTWPSNWKDSPGTDALKDL from the exons ATGGCCAAGGACATGACTCTGATGTGGGGCTCCGGCTCTCCTCCCTGCTGGAGGGTCATGATCGCCCTGGAGGAGAAGGGCCTGCAGGGCTACAACAGCAAACAGCTGTCCTTTGAAAAGGGGGAACACAAGGGGAAGGAAGTGCTCGCCATCAATCCCAGGGGTCAG CTTCCTGCCTTCAAACATGGAAACATTGTCCTGAACGAGTCCTACGGTGCTTGCCTGTACCTGGAG GAGCAGTTCAAGAACCAAGGAAACAAGCTGACGCCCgaaaacaaagcagaagttGCACTGATGTACCAGCGCATGTTTGAGGGGCTAACACTCTTTGACAAAATAA AACAATCCCTCTTCTACGACCGCTTCGTCCCCGAGAACGAGAGGCACGACTCCGCCAAGAAGAGGAACGCCGAGGGACTGAAGGAGGAGATCAAAATCTGGGAGGGGTACCTGCAG GCAACGGGTCCATACCTTGCAGGAAAGAGCTTTTCTCTGGCTGATGTCATCATCTTCCCAGTGATCGCTTTCCTCTTCCGCTTTGG CTTGAATGAGGAGCACTTCCCTAAACTGGCAGCTTACCAGAACACTGTGAAGGACAGACCCAGCGTCAAGAACACCTGGCCTTCCAACTGGAAGGACAGTCCAGGAACGGATGCACTGAAGGACCTTTGA